In Cydia fagiglandana chromosome 3, ilCydFagi1.1, whole genome shotgun sequence, the following are encoded in one genomic region:
- the LOC134680332 gene encoding uncharacterized protein LOC134680332, with protein sequence MLKSIVIFSALLVCCYCEDNLLIDEARAKKKKSVARLWIMIILFIFSKVAVLKVVSVFLFMAFFQKFCYIIGLLISYYMKSREAMKPVASPSTLYGPPADYNTIGYSYGPPESEPLTNHENHSPGFLDLGNFNWPFKRN encoded by the exons atGTTGAAATCAATTGTAATTTTTTCTGCGTTACTGGTGTGCTGCTACTGTGAAGATAATTTGTTGATAGACGAAGCTAGGGCAAAGAAGAAGAAAAGTGTGGCTCGTCTGTGGA TAATGATCATCCTCTTCATCTTCTCAAAAGTGGCAGTCCTCAAGGTCGTCTCCGTGTTCCTGTTCATGGCCTTCTTCCAGAAGTTCTGCTATATCATCGGCCTCCTCATCAGCTACTACATGAAGAGCCGCGAGGCCATGAAGCCTGTGGCCTCTCCGTCTACCCTGTACGGACCCCCTGCCGACTATAACACTATAGGGTACAGCTACGGACCCCCTGAGAGCGAACCGCTTACGAACCATGAGAATCACAGTCCCGGGTTCCTGGATTTGGGCAATTTCAATTGGCCATTCAAGAGGAATTAG
- the LOC134680256 gene encoding uncharacterized protein LOC134680256 gives MEKTEEERRQLVARRGTKKGTLTRLKNKMEESYINDIEMLKLMVERAQTAFHDYEDLCEKIGDEEDPIAVETTFYECVAAMRQRIADLSAPVPTPAVLPAVTSQVSSKIKLPNIQIPSFNGKYTEYRPFIEMFTALVHNNEGFDNIQKFFYLRSFLKAEAFDLIKNLPVIGQSYSEALKILADRYDNKYKIINEHINALFELPMLTKSSPSALRSLISITKQHLAALKNLDEAIEKWDSILICLLNKKLDPVTNREYHLHRDSSKQPTFNDFLKFVEGRALALENSEGRGDTASCAAGKVAPVKMASSSFVTTKASQGCLYCVPVVAA, from the exons ATGGAAAAGACAGAAGAAGAACGACGTCAATTAGTTGCGCGCAGAGGCACGAAAAAAGGTACTCTAACAAGAttgaaaaacaaaatggaaGAATCGTATATAAACGATATAGAAATGCTAAAACTGATGGTAGAGAGGGCCCAGACGGCATTCCACGATTATGAAGATCTGTGCGAGAAAATAGGTGATGAGGAGGATCCCATTGCTGTCGAAACGACTTTTTATGAATGCGTCGCAGCAATGCGGCAGCGAATTGCGGATTTATCGGCACCTGTACCCACCCCTGCCGTTTTGCCGGCAGTGACGTCGCAAGTGTCGTCGAAAATAAAGTTACCGAACATACAAATACCATCATTCAATGGCAAGTATACAGAATACAGACCTTTCATAGAAATGTTTACTGCCcttgtgcataacaatgaaGGGTTCGACAATATACAAAAGTTTTTTTACCTGAGAAGCTTCCTAAAAGCTGAGGCATTTGATTTAATCAAAAACTTACCTGTCATCGGTCAAAGTTATTCCGAAGCTCTCAAAATTTTAGCTGATAGGtacgataataaatataaaatcatcAATGAGCACATAAATGCTTTGTTTGAGTTGCCAATGCTAACTAAGTCAAGTCCTAGTGCTTTACGCTCATTGATTTCAATAACAAAACAGCATTTAGCTGCATTAAAAAACCTTGATGAGGCCATTGAAAAATGGGACAGCATTCTCATTtgcctattaaataaaaaactagaCCCAGTTACTAACCGAGAGTATCATTTGCATAGGGATTCCTCAAAACAGCCAACCTTTaatgattttttgaaatttgtagAAGGTCGGGCCCTTGCCCTAGAGAACAGTGAGGGACGGGGTGATACAGCAAGCTGTGCTGCTGGCAAGGTAGCTCCAGTGAAGAtggcatcatcatcatttgtcaCTACCAAAGCATCCCAAGGCTGTCTGTACTGTG TGCCTGTTGTCGCAGCCTGA